A window of Longibacter salinarum contains these coding sequences:
- the trpS gene encoding tryptophan--tRNA ligase: MPTDAPTTDAASHEDDAPEKDFDTVVVSGIQPSGRLHFGNYFGALRQHIDLHTEHESFYFIVNYHAMTTVQDADTLRQHTLDVALDYLALGFDPDESALFCQSDVPEVTELMWMLLNLIPTSRLEKGVSYKEKVNAGLTPNAGLFTYPVLQAADILAYLGTRVPVGADQKQNLEIARDCARWFNQTYTPDDPLFPIPEPYILDDVAVVPGIDGQKMSKSYGNTIGIFDEGKELKKKVMSIVTDSTPLDEPKDPESCNVFALIKLFADDETQAEIAAKYRAGGYGYGHAKKELLQLITENFAEARARRKDLASRPDYVHDVLQQGADRARARVAPVMEKAREAVGLAPHV, from the coding sequence ATGCCTACCGACGCGCCCACCACCGACGCCGCATCCCACGAGGACGACGCCCCCGAGAAGGACTTCGACACCGTCGTCGTGTCCGGCATCCAGCCCTCCGGCCGACTTCACTTCGGCAATTATTTCGGGGCTCTCCGCCAGCACATCGACCTGCACACGGAGCACGAGTCGTTCTACTTCATCGTGAACTACCACGCGATGACGACCGTGCAGGACGCGGATACGCTGCGGCAGCATACGCTGGACGTAGCCCTCGACTACCTCGCTCTAGGCTTCGACCCGGACGAATCTGCACTTTTCTGCCAGAGCGACGTGCCGGAAGTGACGGAGCTGATGTGGATGCTGCTCAACCTGATCCCGACGAGTCGGCTCGAAAAAGGCGTCTCATACAAGGAAAAGGTCAACGCCGGTCTCACACCGAACGCCGGCTTGTTTACCTACCCCGTGCTCCAGGCAGCCGACATTTTGGCTTACCTTGGCACACGCGTCCCGGTCGGCGCCGACCAGAAGCAAAACCTCGAGATCGCGCGCGACTGCGCTCGGTGGTTCAATCAGACCTACACGCCGGATGACCCACTCTTCCCCATTCCCGAGCCGTACATCCTCGACGACGTCGCCGTCGTACCCGGTATCGATGGGCAGAAGATGTCGAAGAGCTACGGCAACACGATCGGCATTTTCGACGAAGGCAAGGAGCTGAAGAAAAAGGTCATGAGCATCGTGACCGACTCCACGCCGCTCGATGAGCCGAAGGATCCAGAGAGCTGCAACGTGTTCGCGCTGATCAAGCTCTTCGCCGACGACGAGACGCAGGCGGAGATCGCTGCAAAATACCGCGCAGGCGGCTACGGCTACGGCCACGCCAAGAAAGAACTCCTGCAGCTCATCACCGAGAACTTCGCCGAGGCCCGCGCCCGACGCAAGGACCTCGCGTCCCGCCCGGACTACGTGCACGACGTCCTCCAGCAAGGCGCCGACCGAGCCCGAGCCCGAGTCGCACCGGTTATGGAGAAGGCCCGCGAAGCTGTGGGGCTAGCGCCCCACGTTTGA
- a CDS encoding four helix bundle protein: MVRDFKDLRVYEQAFACASEIFRLSTDWPPSERYSMTDQIRRASRSVCANIGEAWFKRDYPKHFSSKLSDALSEASETIVWLDLAAEHGYVSNEVDNFESRYRSIIGGLVKMKVNADKWCHTQNDDK; this comes from the coding sequence ATGGTGAGGGATTTTAAAGACCTTCGTGTTTACGAGCAGGCATTCGCTTGCGCAAGTGAGATTTTTAGACTTTCGACCGACTGGCCTCCGAGCGAGCGGTACTCCATGACCGACCAAATTCGGAGAGCATCACGGTCGGTGTGCGCCAACATTGGCGAAGCATGGTTCAAACGAGACTATCCCAAACACTTTTCGAGCAAACTGTCAGACGCGCTCAGCGAAGCATCGGAAACGATCGTCTGGCTCGATCTGGCCGCTGAGCATGGATACGTCTCAAACGAAGTCGATAATTTCGAATCACGATATCGTTCGATCATCGGCGGCCTGGTCAAAATGAAGGTAAACGCCGACAAATGGTGCCATACCCAAAACGACGACAAGTAA
- the trpA gene encoding tryptophan synthase subunit alpha, with translation MSRLDKTFADLRDRGEKAMGLFLTNGFPNPDATLPILRAIDEAGVDFVELGMPFSDPLAEGLPIQRSSERALSHGVTMDDAFETAAAFREESDTPLLLMGYVNPVLKYGAERFCERASEAGVDGVILPDVPPEEARFITDAAQRHDLDIVFLIAPNTSDERIQRIDKLASGFVYAVSVTGLTGSSLSGDVDAYLHRARNLVTDNALLVGFGIKTHEDAMELSQHTDGFIVGSALINHCADLWDAPSLSDEERLASVRSFARKLKYGTEAEPA, from the coding sequence ATGTCCCGACTCGATAAAACATTTGCTGACCTCCGTGATCGCGGGGAAAAGGCGATGGGACTGTTCCTGACGAACGGATTCCCCAACCCGGATGCGACGCTTCCGATCCTTCGAGCCATTGACGAAGCGGGCGTCGACTTTGTCGAACTCGGAATGCCGTTCAGCGACCCTCTCGCCGAAGGTCTCCCCATTCAACGCTCGAGTGAGCGCGCCCTGTCACACGGCGTCACCATGGACGACGCGTTCGAAACGGCGGCCGCCTTTCGCGAAGAGAGTGACACCCCGCTGCTGCTCATGGGATACGTCAACCCGGTCTTGAAGTACGGAGCGGAGCGGTTCTGCGAGCGGGCGAGCGAAGCCGGGGTTGACGGCGTGATCCTTCCGGATGTCCCCCCGGAAGAAGCCCGGTTTATCACGGACGCGGCGCAGAGGCACGACCTGGATATCGTCTTCCTTATCGCGCCAAACACGAGCGACGAACGGATTCAGCGTATCGACAAACTCGCCAGCGGCTTCGTCTACGCCGTTAGCGTGACCGGGCTCACCGGAAGCTCCCTGTCCGGCGACGTCGACGCGTACCTGCACCGTGCCCGTAACCTCGTCACAGACAACGCTCTCCTCGTTGGCTTCGGTATTAAGACGCATGAGGATGCCATGGAGCTTTCGCAGCACACGGACGGCTTTATCGTCGGATCGGCGCTGATCAACCACTGTGCAGACCTGTGGGACGCCCCGTCCTTGTCTGATGAAGAACGGCTTGCCTCCGTTCGCTCATTCGCTCGCAAGCTAAAATATGGAACGGAAGCTGAACCGGCGTAA
- a CDS encoding anthranilate synthase component II — MILIIDNYDSFTYNLVHLVGRHTDDLEVIRNDDRTLEEVRDMAPDGILISPGPGRPREAGITEGIIEHLGADIPIFGVCLGHQAIGEVFGGSITHARELMHGKTSTVTHDGHSVFDGVEQNFEATRYHSLVVDRESIPDVLEITAETDDGTVMGLRHRDHPIESIQFHPESVLTKAGPRIIANWLRSIGSIDLDPARSS; from the coding sequence ATGATCCTCATCATCGATAACTACGACAGCTTTACGTACAACCTGGTGCACCTGGTGGGGCGGCATACCGACGACCTGGAGGTCATTCGCAATGATGACCGGACGCTCGAGGAGGTTCGCGACATGGCTCCCGACGGCATTCTGATTTCTCCGGGACCTGGACGGCCGCGCGAGGCGGGCATTACGGAGGGCATCATCGAGCACCTCGGCGCAGACATTCCGATTTTCGGCGTGTGCCTCGGCCATCAAGCGATTGGCGAAGTGTTTGGCGGGTCAATTACGCACGCTCGAGAACTGATGCACGGCAAAACAAGCACGGTGACCCACGACGGCCACTCGGTCTTCGACGGTGTCGAGCAGAATTTCGAGGCGACACGATACCATTCGCTCGTCGTTGACCGCGAATCCATCCCGGACGTGCTCGAAATCACCGCCGAGACCGACGACGGCACCGTGATGGGCCTGCGCCACCGAGACCATCCGATCGAAAGCATTCAGTTTCATCCAGAGAGCGTCCTCACGAAGGCCGGTCCGCGCATCATCGCGAACTGGCTCCGGTCCATTGGCTCCATCGACCTCGATCCTGCACGATCATCCTGA
- the trpD gene encoding anthranilate phosphoribosyltransferase, whose amino-acid sequence MKEYLNAIADGHPLTREQAESAMRIMMTGDALPEHVAALLMGLRARGEQLDELVGFTKVMREFAISVDVDDPHTIDLCGTGGDGASTFNISTTAAIIAAGAGATVAKHGNRSVSSKSGSADVLEHLGVEIELQKAGVEHCLDEVGIAFLFAPYFHPAMRHVMPVRKSLGVRTFFNILGPLCNPAGVKRQLVGAFNTKTAQMMVRILSHLDAEHVVTLHAQDGLDEVSVSASTTVFEYDNVHGDGVPRSREVGPEQHEINRAPISALAGGTAADNAAILRNILSGDDKGPRRHVAVLNAAYALQTSGKFEDIDACIEAANDSIDSGNASRTLDRLIEVSQDAPKG is encoded by the coding sequence ATGAAGGAGTATCTGAACGCGATTGCCGACGGACACCCACTCACGCGCGAGCAGGCTGAGTCTGCCATGCGCATCATGATGACGGGTGACGCTTTGCCCGAGCACGTGGCTGCTCTCCTCATGGGACTCCGCGCCCGCGGAGAACAGCTCGACGAGCTCGTTGGCTTCACGAAAGTGATGCGCGAGTTCGCCATTTCCGTAGATGTTGACGACCCTCACACGATTGACCTCTGCGGCACGGGCGGTGACGGCGCTTCCACCTTTAATATTTCGACAACGGCCGCAATCATCGCTGCCGGCGCCGGCGCGACCGTGGCCAAGCACGGCAACCGCTCCGTATCCTCAAAATCCGGCTCCGCGGATGTTCTCGAACACCTGGGCGTAGAGATCGAACTCCAGAAGGCCGGCGTGGAACATTGCCTGGACGAAGTCGGCATTGCCTTTCTATTCGCGCCCTACTTTCACCCGGCAATGCGTCACGTCATGCCCGTTCGCAAGTCGCTCGGCGTGCGAACGTTCTTCAACATTCTCGGGCCGCTCTGCAATCCGGCCGGGGTCAAACGTCAGCTCGTCGGCGCCTTCAACACGAAGACCGCGCAGATGATGGTGCGCATCCTGTCGCACCTCGATGCGGAGCACGTCGTAACCCTCCACGCGCAGGATGGGCTCGACGAGGTGTCGGTGTCAGCCTCTACGACGGTGTTTGAGTACGACAACGTACATGGCGACGGCGTCCCGCGGAGCCGCGAAGTTGGGCCAGAACAGCATGAAATCAATCGGGCGCCGATCTCCGCACTGGCCGGCGGCACCGCTGCCGACAACGCGGCTATTCTCCGCAACATTCTGTCCGGCGATGACAAGGGTCCCCGCCGACATGTCGCCGTTCTGAACGCCGCCTACGCGCTCCAAACAAGCGGCAAATTTGAGGACATCGACGCGTGCATCGAGGCCGCCAACGACAGCATCGACAGCGGCAACGCTAGCCGGACGCTCGATCGCCTGATCGAAGTCTCCCAAGATGCCCCGAAAGGCTGA
- a CDS encoding DUF4837 family protein, with product MLIPSRTAPAVVALLVAGFIVSVSLLGCEGDFRPRAVGVEGQVTVVMDSTSWQGPVGEAFRANVAPYINTLPQPERMFDLRQIDLNSQSTYDRVQEQKNVVFIAPLSDSTNEANFLRDRLSSDVREAVQSGRNIVVPRPNLWRKSQRVFYVTAATPEELISTLENQGQQMRDTFQEITLQRMEREMFEKERQFALEDSLLELHDFMVKVQHDYRIASQDTTGPEGSVWLARILSDTRRDLIVHYVEDASPSLITPEWIVSTRDSLTREYIRGNVAGFARIDKRRELDTKEADFLGRYGYQTEGLWHLVADPDSVDIEGDYSNQEYVEMGGGGPFVNYTFYDQPSGRVYMIDGSVFAPTYDKLQFLRQMEVIARTFKTEREVETAPDGEAPAMITSTP from the coding sequence ATGCTTATCCCCTCGCGTACCGCGCCGGCCGTCGTCGCGCTCTTAGTTGCCGGGTTCATTGTTTCCGTATCGCTCCTCGGTTGCGAAGGTGACTTTCGTCCCCGCGCAGTTGGCGTCGAGGGCCAGGTCACCGTCGTGATGGACAGTACGAGCTGGCAGGGCCCCGTCGGCGAAGCGTTCCGGGCCAACGTCGCCCCGTACATCAATACGCTGCCTCAACCGGAGCGCATGTTCGACCTCCGGCAGATCGACCTCAACTCACAGTCGACGTACGACCGGGTTCAGGAGCAGAAAAATGTCGTTTTCATCGCTCCGTTGAGCGACTCAACGAACGAAGCTAATTTTCTCCGGGATCGCCTGTCGAGTGACGTTCGAGAGGCTGTTCAGAGCGGTCGAAACATTGTCGTTCCACGCCCCAACCTGTGGCGAAAAAGTCAGCGCGTGTTTTACGTCACCGCTGCAACGCCGGAAGAACTGATCTCAACGCTCGAGAATCAGGGGCAGCAGATGCGAGACACCTTCCAAGAAATCACGCTCCAGCGCATGGAGCGCGAGATGTTTGAGAAGGAGCGCCAGTTCGCTCTCGAGGATTCACTCCTCGAGCTACACGACTTCATGGTAAAGGTCCAGCACGACTACCGGATCGCCTCACAGGACACGACGGGACCAGAAGGTAGCGTGTGGCTCGCGCGGATCCTGTCCGACACGCGACGCGACCTCATTGTCCATTACGTCGAAGATGCTTCGCCCAGCCTCATCACGCCGGAGTGGATCGTCAGTACGCGCGACTCACTCACACGCGAATATATCCGCGGTAACGTGGCCGGATTTGCCAGAATTGACAAACGACGCGAGCTTGACACCAAAGAGGCTGATTTCCTCGGTCGGTACGGCTACCAGACGGAAGGCCTCTGGCATCTCGTCGCTGACCCGGATAGCGTGGATATCGAGGGCGATTACAGCAACCAGGAATACGTTGAGATGGGAGGCGGTGGACCGTTCGTCAATTACACGTTTTACGACCAGCCGTCGGGCCGCGTCTACATGATCGACGGGTCCGTGTTTGCGCCGACATACGACAAGTTGCAATTCCTCCGCCAGATGGAGGTGATCGCGCGAACGTTTAAGACGGAACGCGAGGTGGAAACTGCACCAGACGGTGAGGCCCCGGCGATGATAACGTCGACCCCGTAG
- the trpE gene encoding anthranilate synthase component I — MTQEEFVSIVQAARADGSDHVVVPVPVRRSADLLTPVSAFLSLRQDAPFCFLLESVEGGEKLARYSFIGRNPYRIIQAQDDGATVSINTRRVPGEALRDEPTGDIFNVMADLMDRYDEVDVPGLPRLTGGAVGYMGYDTVRLIEDLPDAPPDDLDVPDAIWAFYDTVTAFDHVRHQVVMIAHAFVDPDTDPDAAYQEAQRRLRRLEADLVQPPMSGAPVRLTGDGMTSNFDQDAFEDAVRTAQQYVYDGDIFQVVLSQRFEMAFDGDRFNLYRALRQVNPSPYLFYLDFDDIALVGSSPEVLVRVEDNRAEVLPIAGTRPRGADEQEDADLADELLADPKERAEHLMLVDLGRNDLGRVCSYDSVEVERYAFIERYSHVMHIVSSVAGTVSDDEGPLDVLAACFPAGTVSGAPKVRAMEIIDELEPSRRGVYAGAVGYIDFNGTLDTCIAIRTMVVRDDSIYVQAGAGIVADSDPTAEYEETRNKAAALREAMRVASDGLL; from the coding sequence ATGACGCAAGAGGAGTTTGTTTCCATCGTTCAGGCTGCGCGCGCCGACGGTTCCGACCACGTCGTCGTACCCGTTCCCGTTCGCCGGTCTGCAGATTTGCTCACGCCGGTGTCCGCGTTCCTGTCCCTCCGGCAGGATGCGCCCTTTTGCTTTCTTCTGGAAAGCGTTGAAGGTGGTGAAAAGCTCGCGCGCTATTCGTTCATCGGTCGCAATCCCTACCGCATCATCCAGGCCCAGGATGACGGCGCGACGGTTTCGATCAACACCCGCCGCGTCCCCGGCGAAGCGCTGCGAGACGAGCCGACAGGGGACATTTTCAACGTCATGGCCGATTTGATGGATCGGTACGACGAGGTCGATGTACCCGGCCTCCCCCGACTCACTGGAGGGGCCGTGGGCTACATGGGGTACGACACCGTTCGCCTGATCGAGGATCTTCCAGATGCCCCGCCCGACGACCTGGACGTGCCGGATGCGATCTGGGCGTTCTACGATACGGTGACCGCCTTCGACCACGTGCGACATCAGGTGGTTATGATCGCCCACGCGTTCGTCGATCCGGACACGGACCCAGATGCGGCCTACCAGGAAGCTCAACGTCGACTCCGACGGCTCGAGGCCGATCTCGTGCAGCCCCCGATGAGCGGTGCACCCGTGCGACTCACGGGCGACGGCATGACATCGAACTTTGACCAGGACGCGTTCGAGGATGCCGTCCGCACCGCACAGCAGTACGTGTACGATGGCGACATCTTCCAGGTCGTTCTGTCGCAGCGGTTCGAAATGGCATTCGACGGCGACCGCTTCAATCTGTACCGTGCCCTCCGGCAGGTCAACCCTTCCCCCTACCTCTTCTACCTCGACTTCGACGACATCGCTCTCGTCGGCTCGTCTCCTGAGGTCCTCGTTCGCGTCGAAGACAACCGCGCAGAGGTACTCCCGATTGCCGGCACCCGGCCGCGAGGCGCGGATGAACAAGAGGACGCCGACCTGGCCGACGAACTTCTCGCCGACCCGAAGGAGCGCGCCGAACACCTGATGCTTGTCGATCTCGGCCGCAACGACCTCGGACGCGTATGCTCGTACGACTCGGTCGAGGTGGAACGGTACGCGTTCATCGAGCGGTACTCGCACGTGATGCACATCGTCTCATCCGTCGCCGGCACCGTATCCGACGACGAGGGTCCACTCGATGTGCTCGCGGCCTGCTTCCCGGCCGGCACGGTGAGCGGTGCACCGAAAGTCCGAGCGATGGAGATCATCGACGAACTTGAACCCAGCCGCCGGGGCGTCTATGCCGGAGCGGTCGGCTACATCGACTTCAACGGGACCCTCGACACGTGTATCGCGATCCGCACGATGGTCGTCCGAGACGACTCCATCTATGTGCAGGCCGGTGCAGGCATTGTCGCCGACAGCGACCCAACGGCCGAGTACGAAGAGACGCGCAACAAGGCCGCTGCACTGCGCGAGGCCATGCGCGTAGCATCCGATGGGTTGCTCTAG
- a CDS encoding phosphoribosylanthranilate isomerase encodes MRTKLKICGITDLADARYLAGEGVDYLGFVQHEDSPRYVVPSLVSDMLEWLYGPESVGVFVNKSADEVNAIADTAGFDYVQLHGEESPETCKAIERPIIKAIRVRHDASSDQLRAIMERYEDLVDHFLLDTHNSSVWGGTGESFNWRLARDLSNEYSLFLAGGIDDSNVERAVKTMRPYAIDLSSGVESAPGQKSFEKVDAFLETFRRVNKKMSDESNPSETDMAS; translated from the coding sequence ATGCGCACCAAGCTCAAAATCTGCGGCATCACCGACCTCGCCGACGCCCGCTACCTCGCCGGTGAGGGAGTCGACTACCTCGGCTTCGTCCAACACGAAGACAGCCCGCGGTACGTCGTCCCATCGCTCGTGAGCGATATGCTCGAGTGGCTCTACGGCCCGGAATCGGTCGGCGTGTTCGTTAACAAGAGTGCCGACGAGGTCAACGCTATCGCCGACACCGCCGGGTTCGACTACGTGCAACTCCATGGAGAGGAGTCGCCAGAAACCTGTAAGGCGATCGAGCGACCGATCATCAAAGCGATTCGCGTCCGTCACGACGCGTCATCGGATCAGCTTCGAGCGATCATGGAGCGCTACGAGGATCTCGTCGACCACTTCCTGCTCGACACGCACAACTCGAGCGTGTGGGGAGGAACGGGCGAGTCTTTTAACTGGCGCCTTGCACGCGATTTATCAAACGAATACTCCCTTTTCCTAGCAGGTGGCATAGACGACAGCAATGTCGAGCGAGCCGTCAAGACGATGCGTCCGTACGCTATCGATCTATCCAGCGGCGTCGAAAGTGCTCCCGGCCAGAAGAGCTTTGAAAAAGTCGATGCCTTCCTCGAAACGTTTCGACGCGTCAACAAAAAAATGAGCGACGAAAGCAATCCGTCGGAAACCGATATGGCGTCATAG
- the trpC gene encoding indole-3-glycerol phosphate synthase TrpC, with the protein MSILDQIIDDTRELVATRKKETPVQELEQRPFYTDREPLSLVEALKSRGMSFICEVKKASPSKGVIREPFRPAQIAQSYVKHGANAISVLTEPNHFQGSLQNLAWIRAHVEDVPLMRKDFIIDPYQLVEARAVGADAVLLIATALDARQLRHLHQAATDLGLDCLVEVYALDDLDKIDFDQVSILGVNNRDLNTFEVDVDNSLRIFEHVPRNVGRVSESGLSDPATLVRLRQNGVNGVLIGEHFMRAEDPGQALDDLRNEAKEIAMQQA; encoded by the coding sequence ATGAGTATTCTCGACCAGATCATTGACGACACCCGTGAGCTTGTCGCGACGCGGAAGAAGGAGACGCCGGTACAGGAACTGGAGCAACGGCCGTTCTACACCGACCGGGAGCCGCTCTCCCTCGTCGAAGCACTGAAATCGCGAGGGATGTCGTTCATTTGCGAAGTAAAAAAAGCGTCGCCGTCGAAAGGAGTCATCCGGGAGCCGTTTAGGCCGGCACAGATCGCGCAGTCGTACGTGAAGCATGGCGCCAACGCGATCAGCGTCCTGACGGAGCCGAATCACTTCCAGGGCTCACTTCAGAACCTTGCCTGGATCCGAGCGCACGTCGAAGATGTCCCGCTGATGAGGAAGGACTTCATCATCGACCCGTATCAATTAGTCGAAGCTCGTGCGGTCGGCGCGGATGCGGTCCTTCTCATTGCAACGGCTCTCGACGCCCGCCAGCTTCGCCACCTGCATCAAGCAGCCACCGACCTCGGACTCGACTGCCTCGTTGAGGTCTACGCGCTCGACGACCTGGATAAGATCGATTTCGACCAGGTCTCGATCCTCGGCGTCAATAACCGCGACCTGAACACGTTCGAAGTCGATGTAGACAACTCGCTCCGAATCTTTGAGCACGTCCCTCGCAACGTTGGTCGCGTTTCGGAGAGCGGTTTGAGCGATCCGGCAACACTCGTTCGACTTCGGCAGAACGGCGTGAACGGTGTTCTGATCGGCGAGCACTTCATGCGCGCAGAAGATCCGGGACAAGCGCTCGACGACCTCCGCAACGAGGCCAAAGAGATCGCCATGCAGCAGGCCTGA
- the trpB gene encoding tryptophan synthase subunit beta, producing the protein MTNNPNIASTERYDAPDATGHFGTYGGAFVPEILYPVLEELKSAYAEARVDPEFDKQYRDLLREYVGRPTPLSFCDRLTTELGGAKIYAKREDLCHTGAHKINNTIGQILLAQRMGKTRIIAETGAGQHGVATATVCAKFGLDCIVYMGSEDIERQRLNVERMELLGAEVRPATSGSQTLKDATNEAIRDWVSNPIDTFYIIGSVVGPHPYPMMVRDFHRVIGNETRAQLLEKEGRETPDAIVACVGGGSNAIGIWYPFINDKDVQLHGAEAAGEGLNGRHAATLAKGTPGVLHGAMSVMLQDHSGQVEIAHSVSAGLDYPGIGPEHAHLRDLDRAQYHPVTDEEALHGVELLSQTEGIIPALETAHAVHLLPTLADQLGEDAVIVFNCSGRGDKDMETIAKHR; encoded by the coding sequence ATGACGAACAATCCGAACATCGCATCCACCGAACGCTACGACGCCCCGGACGCCACCGGCCATTTTGGCACGTACGGCGGCGCCTTCGTCCCGGAAATCCTGTATCCGGTTCTGGAGGAACTAAAATCTGCCTATGCGGAAGCCCGGGTCGATCCTGAATTCGATAAGCAATACCGCGATCTCCTCCGGGAGTACGTAGGCCGACCGACGCCGCTCTCGTTCTGCGACCGGCTGACGACCGAACTCGGCGGAGCCAAGATTTACGCCAAGCGAGAAGACCTGTGCCACACCGGTGCCCACAAGATCAACAACACGATCGGGCAAATCCTTCTCGCCCAGCGCATGGGCAAGACGCGTATCATTGCCGAGACGGGAGCTGGCCAGCACGGTGTTGCGACGGCGACGGTCTGCGCCAAATTCGGTCTGGACTGCATCGTCTACATGGGGTCGGAGGACATTGAGCGACAGCGGCTGAACGTGGAACGAATGGAGCTCCTCGGAGCGGAAGTCCGCCCCGCCACCAGCGGAAGCCAGACGCTCAAAGATGCTACGAACGAGGCGATTCGAGACTGGGTCTCGAATCCGATCGACACGTTCTACATCATCGGCTCCGTCGTGGGCCCTCATCCGTATCCGATGATGGTTCGCGACTTCCATCGCGTGATCGGGAATGAGACCCGCGCCCAGCTTCTGGAAAAAGAGGGGCGTGAGACGCCGGATGCAATCGTCGCCTGCGTTGGTGGCGGTTCCAATGCGATCGGCATCTGGTATCCATTTATCAACGATAAAGACGTACAGCTCCACGGCGCAGAGGCCGCTGGTGAGGGACTCAACGGACGTCACGCCGCAACGCTCGCCAAGGGCACGCCAGGCGTTTTGCATGGAGCGATGAGTGTCATGCTCCAGGATCACTCCGGACAGGTCGAAATCGCGCACAGTGTGTCGGCCGGACTCGACTACCCGGGCATCGGGCCAGAGCACGCCCACCTCCGCGACCTCGACCGCGCACAGTACCACCCCGTCACGGACGAGGAAGCACTTCACGGCGTCGAACTTCTCTCGCAAACGGAAGGCATCATTCCGGCACTTGAGACGGCGCATGCTGTCCACTTGCTACCGACGCTCGCCGACCAACTCGGTGAAGATGCTGTCATCGTGTTCAACTGCTCCGGTCGTGGCGACAAAGACATGGAAACCATCGCCAAGCACCGGTAA